A DNA window from Plasmodium vinckei vinckei genome assembly, chromosome: PVVCY_10 contains the following coding sequences:
- a CDS encoding E3 ubiquitin-protein ligase, putative gives MSITDEYDLGMYKNLVMSNSCKNEDLLCIFNSSSFLNTICFFIFIIIVLWSMTILSRIYLSYSIVKFLRNRKAIYMKNLSKYIEDIKILCRSHVNDIIRIKKKITPKVVERINLNISINKNIQLFKNYLSSSASDLNNYYKYSIAFTFSSKNCTHITLYWGVLLKEVNDFIYKRTKKNKKNKGIDKQNTIISIGNIKTFLREGFNKTLPKKKVTDATTFLLNKKTQNEFYYQNEEEDNINFTSCYYKTSNSFFTSGNNISYNMPYDENFCVSDILHKIEEEKRLMNNSEDEIDLNEINKNNKFTIGNISNNDIDTHIESLFNETTNVRIPLIIVLQEVSPNSDKYMSSNDLNSNFSSNEIYSANGDSNASSYATAENSNTNKFSNTNSNYNSTLDSNGMNNNTSNTLIVLVDFKKNKDKYKPILIKDICIANENKISSTQKSKKKNNQSQFIDILDIYGHEEHDKECLICMASYKDTLLMPCRHSSFCYDCMKSLRQEKCPICRCLFTSFIKFPLKNINK, from the exons ATGAGTATCACAGACGAGTATGACCTTGGCATGTACAAAAACCTTGTCATGTCAAACAGCTGTAAAAATGAAGACCTTCtgtgtatttttaattcttcgAGCTTTTTAAACACAATAtgtttctttatatttatcataattGTTTTATGGTCTATGACCATTTTGTCtcgaatatatttatcctATAGCATCGTGAAATTTCTTCGAAATAGAAAA gctatttatatgaaaaatctATCTAAGTACATTGaggatataaaaatattatgccGAAGCCATgttaatgatataataaggattaaaaaaaaaataactcCGAAGGTTGTTGAACgaataaatttaaacataagtataaataagaacattcaattatttaaaaattatttaagcTCAAGTGCTAgtgatttaaataattattataaatattcgaTTGCATTTACATTCTCTTCAAAGAATTGTACACACATAACTTTATATTGGGGTGTGTTATTAAAAGAAGTTAatgattttatatataaaagaacaaaaaaaaataaaaaaaataaaggaatagataaacaaaatacaattatatctattggaaatataaaaacatttttaagagaaggatttaataaaacattacctaaaaaaaaagtaactGATGCAACAACATTTTtgctaaataaaaaaacacaaaatgaattttactatcaaaatgaagaagaagataatataaattttactaGCTGCTATTATAAAACATCAAACTCCTTTTTTACTAgtggaaataatatatcatataatatgcCATATGATGAAAACTTTTGTGTTAGTgatattttacataaaattgaagaagaaaaaagatTGATGAATAATAGTGAAGATGAAATagatttaaatgaaataaataaaaataataaatttacaatAGGAAATATTTCAAACAATGATATAGATACTCATATTGAAAGTCTATTTAATGAAACAACAAATGTTAGAATACCTTTGATTATTGTTCTTCAAGAAGTTTCCCCTAATAGTGATAAGTATATGAGTAGTAATGATTTAAATTCAAATTTTAGTAGTAACGAAATTTATTCTGCTAACGGAGATAGTAATGCTAGCAGTTATGCTACTGCAGAAAATTCTAATACAAACAAGTTTAGCAATACAAattcaaattataattcAACTCTTGATAGTAATGgaatgaataataatacatcaAATACATTAATTGTATTAGTagactttaaaaaaaataaagataaatataaacctattttaataaaagatatatgtatagctaatgaaaataaaatatcttCAACacaaaaatcaaaaaaaaaaaataatcaatcacaatttatagatatattaGATATATATGGACATGAAGAACATGATAAAGAATGTTTAATTTGTATGGCATCATATAAAGATACTTTGTTAATGCCATGTAGACATTCATCATTCTGTTATGATTGCATGAAATCACTTAGACAAGAAAAATGTCCCATATGCCGTTGTTTATTTACTTCCTTTATTAAATTccctttaaaaaatattaacaaataa
- a CDS encoding proteasome subunit alpha type-3, putative, translating into MAGLSAGYDLSVSTFSPDGRLYQVEYIYKAINNNNTSISLECKDGVISCSINTTLEKNKMIKKNSYNRIYYVNNNIIITYAGLDGDARNIIDRIKSEANSYFLNFHTNIPLHILANRISLYIHAYTLYWHLRPFASSIIISSYDKNEKGEIYCIEPSGACYKYYGVVIGKNKELFKTEIEKKDYKHLSVREALVDIYKFILSSDDHLNKDNISHLVNFSWICEESSFESQTIDQEILDNALNLAVESVN; encoded by the exons atggCAGGATTAAGTGCAGGGTATGACTTATCAGTCTCGACATTTTCACCAGATGGTAGACTATATCAAgttgaatatatttataaagcaataaataataacaacaCTTCTATAAGTTTAGAATGTAAAGATGGTGTTATTAGCTGTTCTATAAATACAAcattggaaaaaaataaaatgatcaaaaaaaatagctataacagaatatattatgttaataataatattataataacataTGCTGGTTTAGATGGTGATGcaagaaatataattgataGAATAAAAAGTGAAGCTAAcagttattttttaaatttccATACAAATATACCATTACACATTTTAGCAAATAGaatatctttatatatacatgccTATACATTATATTGGCATTTAAGACCATTTGCTTCCTCAATAATTATATCCtcttatgataaaaatgaaaagg GCGAAATATATTGCATCGAGCCAAGTGGTGCATGCTACAAATATTACGGAGTAGTAATCggaaaaaacaaagaattatttaaaacagAAATTGAAAAGAAAGATTACAAACATCTAAGTGTTAGAGAAGCCCTAGtagacatatataaatttattttaagtAGCGATgatcatttaaataaagacAATATTTCCCACCTAGTAAATTTTTCATGGATATGTGAAGAATCATCATTTGAATCACAAACTATTGATCAGGAAATTTTAGATAATGCCTTAAATCTTGCTGTAGAATCagttaattaa
- a CDS encoding tubulin-specific chaperone, putative produces MNDYIKVDLIHNLYKNKKWKEIKLNKFDTLSNIKKKIYGHTGTSVDNMNLYAYDELNIENTQIFLNNNKLTLNDYGVKDNYIIYIHDTNPTSHNDIIYNIDDEKNLEKLKHLKYEINDEDYNKRQDTFRKFIQKIKQNQKNNLPTNQEENAQNINHNLYNQELYKIGNRCRIIIGDRRGTLKFVGNLKNNDIIYVGVDLDEPLGNSDGFYQKKKLFECKGDKYGYIGNINSIEVGDFPPFDIMDFDEF; encoded by the coding sequence ATGAATGACTACATAAAAGTTGATTTAATACACaacttatataaaaataaaaaatggaaagaaATCAAATTAAATAAGTTTGACACATTaagtaatattaaaaagaaaatttatgGACATACAGGAACTTCAGTAGATAATATGAACTTATATGCATACgatgaattaaatattgaaaatacacaaatttttttaaataacaataaacTAACTTTAAATGATTATGGTGTAAaagataattatataatttatatacatgaCACAAATCCAACATCCCATaatgatattatatataatatagatgatgaaaaaaatctagaaaaattaaaacatttaaaatatgaaataaatgatgaggattataataaaagacaAGATACTTTTAGaaaatttattcaaaaaattaaacaaaatcaaaaaaataatttaccaACAAATCAAGAAGAAAATgcacaaaatataaatcataatttatataatcaagaattatataaaataggaAATAGGTGTAGAATTATAATAGGTGATAGAAGAGGAACTCTAAAATTTGTTggaaatttaaaaaataatgatattatttatgttggTGTAGATTTAGATGAACCTTTAGGAAATTCCGATGgattttatcaaaaaaaaaaattatttgaatgtAAAGGAGAcaaatatggatatatagGAAATATTAATTCGATTGAAGTCGGAGATTTCCCTCCTTTTGATATAATGGATTTTGATGAGTTCTAA
- a CDS encoding 6-cysteine protein: MSVLVKNKYKPIRCLVWCILLCLILWNNCLEGLNKFNPLLKEEGSLYLKVAYNCEYSGLIELENNYILHYCFFISDETNGLAFTTFNTLKLKWDLPKEVLLYKNDDIQGYSFITDSITNNLILIYDINNIIKVTVFNNYIEPSVISNKITLNYKMVHKFNIISKITYFYKNKKSLFMCGMNNSGNIICSFSFDYGLTLKDENMIEFILKDPIPISQYKVDVKFKKHYVYFNLREEHKEISFYEFKCFQDTENSYTCDPLNKILANLQNLKYKYILRTKDSQILSYQKGNICYIGSLYVTNIFMENSCSLWVNDLDTKREDDDEVSFSIVVPKSFNIVKNKCFESNNNMNSSMYYLKEEEDEEESNIKTFIFTVYKHILIQEIDQNNKCTFENNINKEKIYVVLNMEDYYKTYNCDITIENCDFFIYDQSKITIDYNKSWIVDEEIKESNILYNGIYVSLYNILSQTNANNLIEINNNNIVLTIPSFIPSTRTIKIAFFKKNGRSDEINEYEDDDEKSNDEIIQGSGKYGKVANKETRYAYIRLQKTYKPIKKVLGINFSDIFDIYYKYYKSYKENIKFLVNDFSETNYIGIICQTNKETDVKPCNFTFINDPSQNNTSIPISSLIKKPPFLSYFSKNRIQHQNSTEYVSETRFIFPKNFNETLQEKGIKDIHFRCICSTHNGKNEIDTNHEIQYFITTGNISNEDLFEVPRYTTNNTLSTPNQHSRINNRTHRLAKNNNSLPNHMNEENVKYNYNTGSVYKSEFSFFQFFVGIAIFHTLIYSL, from the exons atgagtgtgttagtaaaaaataagtacAAACCCATTAGATGTCTAGTTTGGTGTATTTTGTTGTGTCTTATTTTATGGAACAACTGTTTAGAGGGactaaataaatttaatccATTGCTTAAAGAAGAAGGatctttatatttgaaaGTGGCATATAATTGTGAGTATAGTGGGTTGATAGAATTAgagaataattatattttacattattgtttttttattagtgATGAAACTAATGGATTAGCATTTACTACATTCAatacattaaaattaaaatgggATTTACCTAAAGaagttttattatacaagaatgatgatatacaaggatattcatttattacaGATTCTATTACaaacaatttaattttaatatacgatataaataatataataaaggtaacagtatttaataattatattgagCCATCTGTTATTTCTAATAAAATTactttaaattataaaatggtacataaatttaatataatctCTAagattacatatttttataaaaataaaaaatcctTATTTATGTGTGGTATGAATAATAGtggaaatataatttgttctttttcttttgatTATGGATTAACCctaaaagatgaaaatatgattgagtttattttaaaagatcCGATTCCAATAAGTCAATATAAAGTAGatgtaaaatttaaaaaacattatgtttattttaatttaagaGAAGAACATAAAGAAATAAGTTTTTATGAGTTTAAATGTTTTCAAGATACAGAAAATTCATATACTTGTGAtcctttaaataaaattttagcAAACTTACAAAatctaaaatataaatatatacttcGTACAAAAGATTCACAAATTCTTTCATAtcaaaaaggaaatatatGTTACATTG GGAGTCTCTATGTTacaaacatttttatggaAAACTCATGTAGCCTTTGGGTAAACGATTTAGATACAAAAAGAGAAGATGACGATGAAGTAAGTTTTAGTATTGTAGTTCCAAAATCTTTTAAcatagtaaaaaataaatgttttgaaagtaacaataatatgaatagctcaatgtattatttaaaagaagaagaagacgAAGAAGAAAGTAATATAAAGACATTTATATTCACAgtttataaacatatattgaTACAAGAAATagatcaaaataataaatgtacatttgaaaataatataaataaagaaaaaatatatgttgtCTTAAATATGGaagattattataaaacatataattgTGATATTACAATTGAAAATtgtgatttttttatatatgatcaaagtaaaataacaatagattataataaaagttgGATAGTagatgaagaaataaaagaatcaaatatactttataatggtatatatgtatctttatataatatattaagcCAAACTAATGCTAACAATTtaattgaaataaataataataatattgtatTAACTATTCCATCTTTTATACCTAGTACGAggacaataaaaattgcattttttaaaaaaaatggaagaagtgatgaaataaatgaatatgaagatgatgatgaaaaaagtaatgatgaaataattCAAGGTAGTGGGAAATATGGCAAAGTTGCTAATAAAGAAACTCGATATGCTTATATACGATTACAAAAAACTTATAAacctataaaaaaagtattagGAATAAATTTCTCAgatatttttgatatatattataaatattataaatcttataaagaaaatattaaatttttagtaaatgatttttcagaaacaaattatattgGTATAATATGTcaaacaaataaagaaaCAGATGTAAAACCATGtaattttacttttataaaTGATCCGAgtcaaaataatacatcTATACCTATTTCATCTCTTATAAAAAAGCCaccatttttatcttaCTTTAGTAAAAATAGAATACAACATCAAAATAGTACTGAATATGTAAGTGAAACtcgttttatttttccaaaaaattttaatgaaacTTTACAAGAAAAAGGAATTAAAGATATACATTTTAGATGTATTTGTTCTACCCATAATgggaaaaatgaaattgatACAAATCATGaaatacaatattttataactaCTGGAAATATATCTAATGAAGATTTATTTGAAGTTCCTAGATACACTACAAATAATACTTTATCTACCCCCAATCAACATTCAAGAATAAACAACAGAACTCATAGATtagcaaaaaataataattctttaCCTAATCATAtgaatgaagaaaatgtaaaatataattataatactGGTTCAGTTTATAAATCTGAATTTAGTTTTTTTCAGTTTTTTGTAGGTATAGCTATATTTCATACTTTgatatattctttatag